A region of Streptomyces sp. NBC_01750 DNA encodes the following proteins:
- a CDS encoding MIP/aquaporin family protein, producing MEENSYSQKLVAEMLGTAVLVFIGVGSVPATLIVGGDAPFTMAQLGMISLAFATAVIAMVYAIGHISGCQINPAITLALAATKKMPWRDVPGYIAAQVAGAVLGALAIVGVLGKKAVDVGLGIAAYGTGVGAGQAFFAEAIGTFILAFIVFGAIDRRAAGGFAGLAIGLGVFAIIIPVAPATAASINPARTLGPMITGELFNGTVHWDQLPVYLAAEVIGALAAGVLYTALNAHRKAAAVNGAESQAAQPATAEGALS from the coding sequence ACAGAAGCTTGTGGCCGAGATGCTGGGCACCGCGGTGCTGGTGTTCATCGGTGTCGGTTCGGTCCCCGCGACGCTCATCGTCGGCGGCGACGCCCCGTTCACCATGGCGCAGCTGGGAATGATCTCGCTCGCGTTCGCCACCGCGGTCATCGCGATGGTCTATGCGATCGGCCATATCTCCGGCTGCCAGATCAACCCGGCCATCACCCTGGCCCTGGCGGCCACGAAGAAGATGCCCTGGCGGGACGTCCCCGGCTACATCGCGGCCCAGGTGGCCGGTGCGGTGCTGGGGGCGCTCGCGATCGTGGGGGTGCTGGGGAAGAAGGCGGTCGATGTCGGCCTCGGTATCGCCGCCTACGGCACCGGTGTCGGCGCCGGCCAGGCCTTCTTCGCCGAAGCCATCGGCACGTTCATCCTCGCGTTCATCGTCTTCGGGGCCATCGACCGGCGCGCGGCCGGCGGCTTCGCGGGCCTGGCCATCGGCCTCGGCGTGTTCGCGATCATCATTCCGGTGGCGCCCGCCACCGCGGCGTCCATCAACCCGGCCAGGACGCTCGGCCCGATGATCACCGGCGAGCTCTTCAACGGCACGGTCCACTGGGACCAGCTGCCCGTCTACCTGGCCGCCGAGGTGATCGGCGCCCTCGCCGCCGGCGTCCTCTACACCGCCCTCAACGCCCACCGCAAGGCCGCCGCTGTAAATGGGGCTGAGAGCCAGGCCGCCCAGCCCGCCACTGCCGAAGGAGCCCTGTCGTGA
- the dhaK gene encoding dihydroxyacetone kinase subunit DhaK → MKKLINAPEAVLDEALAGIAAAHPELKVDAENKVITRAGGTRPDKVALISGGGSGHEPLHGGFVGLGMLDAACPGEVFTSPVPGQMLAAAQAVNGGSGVLFIVKNYTGDVLNFQMAAELAAEEGITVETVLVDDDVAVQDSTWTAGRRGTGATVFVEKIAGALAEQGADLAAVAEMAKRVNAASRSFAVALTACTTPASGKPGFDLPEDEMEVGVGIHGEPGRRREKLRSAKEIVATALDAILADQPLAAGEETIVMVNGLGGTPLIELYVVFNEVAAALADKGVVIARNLVGNYVTSLDMAGVSITVCKADADMLSLWDAPVNTPAVRWGA, encoded by the coding sequence GTGAAGAAGCTCATCAACGCTCCCGAGGCGGTGCTGGATGAGGCCCTGGCCGGTATCGCCGCCGCTCACCCGGAGCTGAAGGTCGACGCGGAGAACAAGGTGATCACCCGCGCGGGCGGCACCAGACCGGACAAGGTCGCACTCATCTCCGGCGGCGGTTCCGGGCACGAGCCGCTGCACGGCGGCTTCGTGGGACTCGGCATGCTGGACGCCGCCTGTCCTGGGGAGGTGTTCACCTCGCCCGTGCCCGGCCAGATGCTTGCCGCGGCCCAGGCCGTCAACGGCGGCTCCGGCGTGCTGTTCATCGTGAAGAACTACACCGGTGACGTCCTCAACTTCCAGATGGCCGCCGAACTGGCCGCCGAGGAAGGCATCACGGTGGAGACCGTGCTGGTCGACGACGACGTCGCCGTCCAGGACTCCACCTGGACCGCCGGGCGCCGGGGCACCGGCGCCACCGTCTTCGTCGAGAAGATCGCCGGCGCTCTCGCCGAGCAGGGCGCCGACCTCGCCGCCGTCGCCGAGATGGCCAAGCGGGTCAACGCCGCCTCCCGGTCCTTCGCCGTGGCACTGACCGCCTGTACCACCCCGGCCTCCGGCAAGCCGGGCTTCGACCTGCCCGAGGACGAGATGGAGGTCGGCGTCGGCATCCACGGCGAGCCCGGCCGCCGCAGGGAGAAGCTCCGCTCCGCCAAGGAGATCGTGGCCACCGCCCTGGACGCCATCCTCGCCGACCAGCCGCTCGCCGCCGGCGAGGAGACCATCGTCATGGTCAACGGGCTGGGCGGCACGCCGCTCATCGAGTTGTATGTGGTCTTCAACGAGGTCGCGGCCGCCCTGGCGGACAAGGGCGTGGTCATCGCCCGCAATCTTGTTGGGAACTATGTGACCAGCCTGGATATGGCCGGTGTTTCCATCACCGTGTGCAAGGCCGACGCCGACATGCTGTCCCTGTGGGACGCACCTGTGAACACCCCAGCCGTGCGCTGGGGCGCCTGA
- the dhaL gene encoding dihydroxyacetone kinase subunit DhaL, which translates to MNGDSVDTDLARTWVRAIAAAVDKHKDHLTQLDSAIGDADHGVNMKRGFSAVTTALADYEPDTVGAVLVKTGTTLISSVGGASGPLYGGAFRAMGKALDAPTADTQQFATALAAGLESVQKLGAAAPGDKTMIDAYAPALAAFQQHAGAGADFAAAAGAAADAAEEGMRATTPMQARKGRASYLGARSIGHQDPGATSTALIFRALAETVVAR; encoded by the coding sequence ATGAACGGAGATTCCGTGGACACCGACCTCGCCCGCACGTGGGTGCGGGCCATCGCCGCCGCCGTCGACAAGCACAAGGACCACCTCACCCAGCTCGACTCGGCCATCGGCGACGCCGACCACGGCGTCAACATGAAACGCGGCTTCTCCGCCGTCACCACGGCCCTGGCCGACTACGAGCCGGACACCGTCGGGGCCGTGCTGGTCAAGACGGGCACCACACTCATCTCCAGCGTCGGGGGTGCCTCCGGCCCGCTCTACGGCGGCGCGTTCCGCGCCATGGGCAAGGCCCTTGACGCACCCACCGCCGACACGCAGCAGTTCGCCACCGCACTCGCCGCCGGCCTGGAGAGTGTCCAGAAGCTCGGCGCGGCCGCACCCGGCGACAAGACCATGATCGACGCCTACGCTCCCGCACTGGCAGCCTTCCAGCAGCACGCGGGCGCCGGAGCCGACTTCGCCGCCGCGGCCGGGGCCGCCGCCGACGCTGCCGAAGAAGGCATGCGCGCGACCACTCCCATGCAGGCGCGCAAGGGCCGCGCCTCCTACCTCGGCGCCCGCAGCATCGGCCACCAGGACCCAGGGGCCACCTCCACCGCCCTGATCTTCCGCGCACTCGCCGAGACGGTGGTGGCCCGATGA
- a CDS encoding phosphoenolpyruvate--protein phosphotransferase, with protein MTNRHTYAGHTAAPGIALGFLHRTDRSPSTTALPHRTGGDAAQQITDAFDAVAARLLDLSTSLRERGNDEEADIMEVNSYIAQDHDLREQAIKRAQQGQPVPVAVRQSIDTYARTIASLDDPTLAERAADVRQVGRRVLAHLHGDTSPAPDQPLVLVAHEIGAADLLEPGQTVTAAISVTGGPNSHAAIVARSQGIPLLLAVDPALLDLPDGQEILLDTDRATAVAHPNDDERTRALHAMETARTRRLALAEERHLPAQTLDEHCIVLRANVATPAEARAALTTGAEGVGLLRTELPFLNHPAWPTRNQHAATLVPVLRALTGQVVTARTLDFADDKLPPFLSRVQGARIGRGLPLMLAQPDAFGDQFRSLLGAGADTDLRIMIPMVASIDELRACRRLLQAAADEAGVPTPPLGIMVELPEAVAAADDLAREAAFLSIGSNDLTCQILGLDRRDPTATPAMAAHPSVLDAIAQVVTAAHRHNRQVSVCGDAAADPLVTPLLIGLGCDILSVAPAAVDEVRARIRRLRHDTCASLAAIALTRETPEEVWRLVEQCCLPSLP; from the coding sequence ATGACCAACCGCCACACCTACGCCGGGCATACCGCCGCACCCGGCATAGCCCTGGGGTTCCTCCACCGCACCGACCGCTCGCCCAGCACAACCGCGCTCCCCCACCGCACCGGTGGCGACGCCGCACAGCAGATCACCGACGCCTTCGACGCCGTCGCCGCCCGCCTGCTCGACCTGTCTACATCCCTGCGCGAACGGGGCAACGACGAAGAGGCCGACATCATGGAGGTCAACAGCTACATCGCACAGGACCACGATCTGCGCGAGCAGGCGATCAAGCGAGCGCAGCAAGGGCAGCCGGTACCCGTCGCTGTCCGGCAGTCCATCGACACCTACGCCCGGACCATCGCCAGCCTGGATGACCCCACCCTCGCCGAACGCGCGGCAGACGTACGGCAGGTCGGCCGCCGCGTCCTGGCTCACCTTCACGGCGACACGAGCCCCGCACCCGACCAGCCCCTCGTCCTGGTCGCCCACGAGATCGGCGCGGCGGACCTGCTGGAACCCGGCCAGACAGTGACCGCCGCCATCTCCGTCACCGGCGGCCCCAACTCCCACGCCGCGATCGTCGCCCGCTCACAGGGCATCCCCCTCCTACTGGCCGTCGACCCCGCCCTGCTCGACCTGCCGGACGGGCAGGAAATCCTCCTCGACACCGACCGGGCCACCGCCGTCGCTCACCCCAACGACGACGAACGCACCAGGGCCCTGCACGCGATGGAGACCGCCCGCACCCGCAGGCTCGCCCTCGCCGAAGAGCGCCACCTGCCAGCCCAGACACTCGACGAGCACTGCATAGTTCTGCGGGCCAACGTGGCGACGCCGGCCGAAGCCCGCGCGGCCCTGACCACGGGCGCCGAGGGTGTCGGCCTGCTCCGCACCGAACTGCCCTTCCTCAACCACCCCGCCTGGCCAACCCGCAATCAGCACGCGGCCACCCTCGTCCCCGTCCTGCGCGCGCTCACCGGGCAGGTCGTCACGGCTCGCACTCTCGACTTCGCCGACGACAAACTGCCGCCGTTCCTGTCCCGCGTCCAGGGCGCGCGGATCGGCCGCGGCCTGCCCCTCATGCTCGCCCAACCGGACGCTTTCGGCGATCAGTTCCGCAGCCTGCTCGGCGCGGGAGCCGACACTGACCTGCGCATCATGATCCCCATGGTCGCGAGCATCGACGAATTGCGTGCCTGCCGACGCCTTCTCCAGGCCGCAGCCGACGAAGCCGGTGTCCCGACGCCACCCCTGGGCATCATGGTGGAACTCCCCGAAGCCGTCGCCGCAGCCGACGACCTCGCCCGCGAAGCCGCCTTCCTCTCCATCGGCAGCAACGACCTCACCTGCCAGATCCTGGGCCTGGACCGGCGCGACCCCACCGCCACCCCCGCCATGGCGGCGCACCCCTCCGTCCTCGACGCCATCGCCCAAGTCGTCACCGCCGCCCACCGCCACAACCGCCAGGTATCCGTCTGCGGCGACGCCGCCGCAGACCCCCTCGTTACCCCCCTGCTCATCGGCCTCGGCTGCGACATCCTCTCCGTAGCACCAGCCGCCGTCGACGAAGTACGCGCCCGCATCCGCCGCCTGCGCCATGACACCTGCGCCTCCCTGGCGGCCATCGCCCTCACCCGCGAAACCCCCGAAGAGGTCTGGCGACTCGTCGAGCAGTGCTGCCTGCCGTCGCTGCCCTGA
- the dhaK gene encoding dihydroxyacetone kinase subunit DhaK, giving the protein MKKLINSPDEVLADALVGVAAAHPSLVVDTSDRYIVRAGGPTAGKVGLVSGGGSGHEPLHGGFVGYGMLDAACPGEVFTSPVPDQILAATRAVDGGAGVLHIVKNYTGDVLNFQMAADLAADDGVRVEGVVVNDDVAVENSTWTAGRRGTGATVFVEKIVGAAAELGADLASAAAWGREVNDRSRSFGVALTPCTVPAAGKPGFELGEDEIELGVGIHGEPGRARSRLVSAKEIVAVALDAIHADMPLSGEVLVMVNGLGGTPLLELYVVYAAVAEWLADHGVWITRNLVGNYITSLDMAGCTITVCRLTPQLTYLWDAPVETPALRWGR; this is encoded by the coding sequence GTGAAGAAGCTCATCAACTCGCCCGATGAGGTGCTCGCCGACGCTCTCGTCGGCGTGGCCGCAGCGCACCCCTCACTGGTGGTCGACACGTCCGACCGCTACATCGTCCGCGCGGGCGGGCCGACCGCTGGGAAGGTCGGCCTGGTGTCAGGTGGCGGGTCCGGGCACGAGCCGCTGCACGGCGGGTTCGTCGGGTACGGGATGCTGGATGCGGCCTGTCCCGGTGAGGTGTTCACCTCTCCCGTACCGGACCAGATACTCGCCGCCACGCGGGCCGTTGACGGCGGGGCGGGGGTGCTGCACATCGTGAAGAACTACACCGGCGACGTGCTGAACTTCCAGATGGCCGCCGATTTGGCCGCCGACGACGGCGTGCGGGTGGAGGGCGTCGTGGTCAATGACGATGTCGCCGTGGAGAACAGTACGTGGACGGCGGGCCGGCGGGGTACCGGGGCGACCGTGTTCGTGGAGAAGATCGTCGGTGCGGCTGCCGAGCTTGGCGCGGACCTGGCCTCGGCTGCGGCTTGGGGCCGGGAGGTCAACGACCGGTCCCGTTCGTTCGGGGTGGCGCTCACGCCGTGCACGGTGCCCGCGGCGGGCAAGCCCGGTTTCGAGCTGGGCGAGGACGAGATCGAGCTGGGCGTCGGCATCCACGGCGAGCCCGGTCGCGCCCGCAGCAGGCTCGTCTCCGCCAAGGAGATCGTCGCTGTCGCGTTGGACGCCATCCACGCCGACATGCCGCTCTCAGGCGAAGTGCTCGTGATGGTCAACGGCCTGGGTGGCACCCCGCTTCTTGAGCTGTACGTGGTGTATGCCGCGGTTGCCGAGTGGCTCGCCGACCATGGCGTGTGGATCACCCGCAACCTGGTCGGCAACTACATCACCAGCCTGGACATGGCCGGTTGCACGATCACGGTGTGCCGGCTCACGCCGCAGCTCACCTATCTGTGGGATGCCCCCGTAGAGACCCCCGCACTGCGCTGGGGACGCTGA
- the dhaL gene encoding dihydroxyacetone kinase subunit DhaL, translating to MDASMFRAWIHEAARLVVDNTDHLTRLDSAVGDADHGINMRRGLQAAVAMLDETNPSTPGAVLATVGRALISKTGGASGPLYGTGFRQAAGTLGEEPDVSAAQLGAALAAALTGIQRIGAALEGDKTMIDALGPAVTAYQAVIDTGGDLSNATRAAYDAAVRGLKQTVAMQARKGRASYLGARTIGHEDPGAASTVLILSALATVTAASKRPGAGTAS from the coding sequence ATGGACGCGAGCATGTTCCGGGCCTGGATCCACGAGGCGGCCCGACTGGTGGTCGATAACACCGATCATCTGACCCGCCTCGACTCCGCTGTCGGCGACGCCGACCACGGCATCAACATGCGCCGTGGCCTGCAGGCGGCGGTGGCCATGCTGGACGAAACCAACCCGTCCACCCCCGGAGCGGTGCTCGCCACCGTCGGCCGGGCACTGATCAGCAAGACCGGCGGCGCCTCGGGACCGCTGTACGGCACCGGTTTCCGGCAGGCCGCGGGGACCCTGGGCGAGGAACCCGACGTGTCTGCGGCACAACTCGGGGCGGCGTTGGCAGCTGCCCTCACCGGCATCCAGCGGATCGGCGCGGCACTCGAGGGCGACAAGACGATGATCGACGCCCTCGGCCCGGCCGTGACCGCCTACCAGGCCGTCATCGACACCGGCGGCGACCTGAGCAACGCCACCCGCGCGGCATACGACGCCGCCGTGCGGGGCCTGAAGCAGACCGTCGCCATGCAGGCCCGGAAGGGCCGCGCGAGCTATCTCGGCGCCCGCACCATCGGTCACGAGGACCCCGGCGCGGCGTCGACCGTGCTCATTCTGTCCGCCCTTGCGACTGTCACCGCGGCAAGCAAGCGGCCAGGCGCAGGGACGGCGTCATGA
- a CDS encoding sensor histidine kinase: protein MRTQLVAVVLIPIIVTLVLGGLRIGSAVQNAQDVNNVRQLVRTLDKGTGLLEELEDERDLTALYVAAGRRGDTSRLDTQRSQVDAALARVRTEVAHVHRGTNPVLATRLAVLNASGGKVASLRDTAARSKMRLLPVVNAYTELITELTDALDLLTPDIAHQTLAVRAGALETFAQATEAASRQRALLGGVLTQAHFDSSEAQGLTLASRQQQALIGEFRSDAPPAQRQFYERTVTERDVNKVEMLQKQVLARHGTSRLRLDAGERFDTMTSKLELMRLVEKRLVGSVEDESSREQHQAERSVFITSLVVLLILLLTFGVTHVVMQSIVGPLHTLRASALDITERRLPEVVRLLRGSGDTQLEAIKVEPAGINSVDEIGRVAQAFDEVHRDSVRLTFEQAQLRGRINAMFVNLSQRSQYLVERQLELIDHLENGEQDPDLLASLFKIDHLATRMRRNGENLLVLAGEEAGRRWSAPVRLVDVLRAATSEVEQYQRVQLRGLVTADVDGRAVNDIVHLIAELLENATTFSSPDTEVLVRSQLLSGGGATVEIQDSGIGMTAKDLEEANDRLLNPPVVDVSVARRMGVFVVGQLSARHGIRVQLRSSSTRGITAVVMLPQKVVREHGDHMDPPGLSARYDPEGRLTGWRNYDTTEQLDESTLTKRAYRTRRTGTRLAGKE from the coding sequence GTGCGTACCCAGCTGGTGGCTGTGGTGCTCATCCCGATCATCGTCACGCTCGTACTCGGCGGTCTGCGGATCGGCTCGGCCGTGCAGAACGCACAGGACGTCAACAACGTCCGCCAGCTCGTTCGTACCCTCGACAAGGGCACGGGGCTGTTGGAGGAGCTTGAGGACGAACGCGATCTCACCGCGCTCTACGTTGCGGCCGGGCGTAGGGGCGACACGAGCCGGCTGGACACTCAGCGCTCCCAGGTCGACGCGGCGCTCGCCCGGGTCCGTACCGAGGTCGCCCATGTCCACCGCGGGACGAACCCCGTCCTGGCCACCCGGCTCGCGGTGCTCAACGCCTCTGGCGGGAAAGTGGCGTCACTGCGCGACACGGCAGCCCGCTCGAAAATGCGCTTGCTGCCCGTGGTCAACGCATACACGGAGTTGATCACCGAGCTCACCGACGCCCTTGACCTTCTCACGCCGGACATCGCCCACCAGACCCTTGCCGTGAGGGCCGGTGCGCTCGAGACCTTCGCACAGGCCACGGAGGCAGCCTCCCGGCAACGCGCGCTGCTCGGCGGGGTGCTGACCCAGGCACACTTCGATTCGAGCGAGGCCCAGGGCCTGACCCTCGCCAGCCGGCAGCAACAGGCGTTGATCGGCGAGTTCCGGTCCGACGCGCCGCCGGCCCAGCGTCAGTTCTACGAGCGCACCGTCACCGAAAGGGACGTCAACAAGGTTGAGATGCTCCAGAAGCAGGTGCTCGCCCGGCATGGCACCAGCCGCCTCCGCCTCGACGCCGGCGAGCGGTTCGACACCATGACGAGCAAGCTCGAGCTGATGCGCCTGGTCGAGAAGCGGCTCGTCGGATCGGTCGAAGACGAGAGCTCGCGCGAGCAGCACCAGGCCGAGCGCTCAGTGTTCATCACCTCGCTCGTCGTGCTGCTGATCCTCCTGCTCACGTTCGGTGTGACGCACGTCGTCATGCAGTCGATTGTCGGCCCGCTGCACACCCTGCGCGCCTCCGCGCTCGATATCACGGAACGCCGCCTGCCCGAGGTGGTCCGGCTGTTGCGGGGCTCCGGCGACACGCAACTGGAGGCCATCAAGGTCGAGCCCGCGGGCATCAACTCGGTCGACGAGATCGGCCGTGTCGCCCAGGCGTTCGACGAAGTCCATCGCGACTCCGTACGGCTGACGTTCGAGCAAGCGCAACTGCGAGGCCGCATCAACGCGATGTTCGTCAACCTCTCGCAGCGCAGCCAGTACCTCGTGGAACGGCAGCTGGAGCTGATCGACCATCTGGAGAACGGCGAGCAGGACCCCGACCTGCTCGCCAGCCTCTTCAAGATCGACCACCTGGCCACCCGCATGCGCCGCAATGGGGAAAACCTACTCGTCCTCGCGGGCGAGGAGGCGGGCCGCCGCTGGAGTGCCCCAGTCCGGCTCGTGGATGTCCTCCGGGCCGCCACCAGTGAGGTCGAGCAGTACCAGCGTGTGCAGCTACGCGGACTGGTGACCGCGGACGTCGACGGCCGGGCAGTGAACGACATCGTTCACCTCATCGCAGAGCTGCTGGAGAACGCGACCACGTTCTCCTCTCCGGACACCGAGGTGCTCGTCAGGAGCCAGCTGCTGTCCGGCGGCGGCGCGACGGTCGAAATCCAGGACAGCGGCATCGGCATGACCGCAAAGGACCTTGAGGAGGCCAACGACAGGCTCCTGAACCCGCCAGTCGTCGACGTCTCGGTGGCGCGGCGCATGGGTGTGTTCGTCGTCGGCCAGCTCTCCGCCCGCCACGGCATACGCGTCCAGCTCCGCAGTTCATCCACTCGCGGCATCACAGCAGTGGTCATGCTGCCCCAGAAGGTGGTCCGGGAACACGGAGATCACATGGATCCTCCCGGACTGTCAGCCAGGTACGACCCGGAAGGACGCCTCACCGGCTGGCGCAACTACGACACAACCGAGCAACTCGACGAGAGCACGCTGACCAAACGCGCGTACCGGACACGCCGTACCGGCACCCGCCTGGCCGGCAAGGAGTAA
- a CDS encoding flavodoxin family protein produces MTRKFLFLLGSSRNGGNTETLARLAAEQLPAGAEQIWLRLSELPLPEFEDLRHEGEGSYPVPTGHAATLLDATLEATDLVIASPLYWYSVSTSVKRYLDHWSGWLRVPGTDFRARMAGRTLWGVTSYASTADKAEPLIGTLRNTAAFMGMHFGGVLLGNGTRPGQVENDSDATARAKEFFMPPS; encoded by the coding sequence ATGACCCGGAAGTTCCTGTTCCTGCTGGGCAGCAGCCGCAACGGCGGCAACACCGAGACGCTGGCCCGCCTGGCCGCCGAACAGCTTCCCGCCGGGGCCGAGCAGATCTGGCTGCGGCTGTCCGAGCTCCCACTGCCCGAGTTCGAGGACCTGCGCCACGAGGGCGAGGGCAGTTACCCCGTACCCACCGGGCATGCCGCGACGCTGCTGGACGCCACACTGGAGGCGACCGACCTCGTCATCGCGTCGCCGCTGTACTGGTACAGCGTCTCGACATCGGTCAAGCGCTATCTGGACCACTGGTCGGGCTGGCTGCGCGTGCCGGGTACGGACTTCAGGGCACGGATGGCCGGGCGCACGCTTTGGGGTGTGACCTCGTACGCGAGCACGGCCGACAAGGCCGAGCCACTCATCGGCACCCTGCGCAACACCGCCGCCTTCATGGGCATGCACTTCGGCGGCGTCCTGCTCGGCAACGGCACCCGGCCGGGTCAGGTGGAGAACGACAGCGACGCGACCGCCCGGGCCAAGGAGTTCTTCATGCCTCCGAGTTGA
- a CDS encoding M28 family metallopeptidase — protein MNSSAPRRAAAAAALALAGLLVGAAPAAPAAPAPALAAPDIPLANVKAHLTQLQSIATANGGNRAHGRTGYKASIDYVKAKLDAAGFTTSLQQFTSSGATGYNLIADWPGGDANQTLMAGSHLDSVGAGAGINDNGSGSAAVLETALAVSRAQFKPEKHLRFGWWGAEELGLVGSKYYVNNLPAAERSKISGYLNFDMIGSPNPGYFVYDDDPAIEKTFKDYFAGLSIPTEIETEGDGRSDHAPFKNAGVPVGGLFTGADYTKTAAQAQKWGGTAGQAFDRCYHSSCDTAANINDTALDRNSDAIAHAIWTLSAGTTTPPGDVYENTADVAIPDNGAAVTSTVNVTGRTGNAPATLKVGVDIIHTWRGDLVVDLVAPDGTVYNLKPFSSSDSADNVQATYTVNASSEVANGAWKLRVQDRAAQDTGYINSVKLTF, from the coding sequence ATGAACTCTTCTGCCCCCAGACGCGCGGCCGCGGCCGCCGCACTCGCCCTCGCCGGACTGCTCGTCGGCGCGGCGCCCGCGGCACCCGCGGCCCCGGCACCCGCGCTTGCCGCTCCCGACATACCGCTCGCCAACGTCAAGGCGCATCTCACCCAGCTCCAGTCGATAGCCACCGCCAACGGCGGCAACCGCGCGCACGGCCGGACCGGCTACAAGGCGTCCATCGACTACGTGAAGGCCAAGCTGGACGCGGCCGGATTCACCACGTCCCTCCAGCAGTTCACCTCGAGCGGCGCGACCGGCTACAACCTGATCGCCGACTGGCCGGGCGGTGACGCCAACCAGACCCTGATGGCCGGCTCGCACCTCGACTCCGTCGGCGCGGGCGCCGGGATCAACGACAACGGCTCCGGCTCGGCGGCCGTCCTGGAGACCGCGCTGGCCGTCTCCCGCGCCCAGTTCAAGCCGGAAAAGCATCTGCGGTTCGGCTGGTGGGGCGCCGAGGAGCTGGGTCTGGTCGGGTCGAAGTACTACGTCAACAACCTTCCCGCCGCCGAGCGTTCGAAGATCTCGGGCTATCTGAACTTCGACATGATCGGCTCACCGAACCCCGGTTACTTCGTCTACGACGACGACCCGGCCATCGAGAAGACCTTCAAGGACTACTTCGCGGGGCTCAGCATCCCGACCGAGATCGAGACCGAGGGCGACGGCCGCTCCGACCACGCCCCGTTCAAGAACGCGGGCGTCCCCGTCGGCGGCCTGTTCACCGGCGCCGACTACACCAAGACGGCGGCCCAGGCCCAGAAGTGGGGCGGCACGGCCGGCCAGGCATTCGACCGCTGCTACCACTCCTCCTGCGACACCGCGGCGAACATCAACGACACCGCGCTCGACCGCAACAGCGATGCGATCGCGCACGCGATCTGGACACTGTCCGCCGGGACGACCACACCGCCGGGTGACGTGTACGAGAACACCGCCGACGTCGCGATCCCGGACAACGGCGCTGCTGTCACCTCGACGGTCAACGTCACGGGCCGTACGGGCAACGCCCCGGCCACCCTCAAGGTCGGCGTGGACATCATCCACACCTGGCGCGGCGACCTGGTCGTCGACCTGGTCGCCCCGGACGGAACGGTCTACAACCTGAAGCCGTTCAGCTCCTCCGACTCGGCGGACAACGTCCAGGCGACCTACACGGTCAACGCCTCCTCCGAGGTCGCCAACGGCGCCTGGAAGCTCCGCGTCCAGGACAGGGCGGCGCAGGACACCGGCTACATCAACAGCGTCAAGCTCACCTTCTGA
- the rarD gene encoding EamA family transporter RarD, with protein sequence MKADGEQRAGLLYGIGAYGMWGLVPLFWPLLKPSGAAEILAHRMVWSLVVVGIALLALKRWGWIRELIRQPRKLGLITVAAAVITVNWGVYIWAVNSGHVVEASLGYFINPLVTIAMGVLLLKERLRPMQWAAVATGCAAVLVLAIGYGQPPWISLTLAFSFATYGLVKKKVNIGGLESLAAETAIQFLPALGFLLWLGADGSATFGAHGAGHAALLAATGVVTAAPLVCFGAAAIRVPLSTLGLLQYLAPVFQFLLGILYFHEAMPAERWAGFALVWLALTCLTWDALRTARRTKAALRLAAAARAAAAAAAAPSSAPAPALAPAPASALAPQTEPTA encoded by the coding sequence GTGAAGGCGGACGGCGAACAGCGGGCGGGGCTGCTGTACGGGATCGGGGCCTACGGGATGTGGGGCCTGGTCCCGCTCTTCTGGCCGCTGCTGAAGCCGTCCGGGGCGGCGGAGATCCTCGCCCATCGGATGGTCTGGTCACTGGTCGTCGTCGGCATCGCGCTGCTGGCGCTGAAGCGGTGGGGCTGGATCCGTGAGCTGATACGGCAGCCCCGGAAACTGGGGCTCATCACGGTCGCGGCGGCGGTCATCACCGTCAACTGGGGCGTCTACATCTGGGCCGTCAACTCGGGCCATGTCGTCGAGGCCTCGCTCGGCTACTTCATCAACCCGCTGGTCACCATCGCGATGGGTGTACTGCTGCTGAAGGAGCGGCTGCGCCCGATGCAGTGGGCGGCGGTCGCCACGGGCTGCGCGGCGGTGCTGGTGCTGGCGATCGGCTACGGACAGCCGCCGTGGATCTCGCTCACGCTCGCGTTCTCGTTCGCCACGTACGGCCTGGTCAAGAAGAAGGTCAACATCGGCGGTCTCGAGTCGCTGGCCGCGGAGACCGCGATCCAGTTCCTCCCGGCGCTGGGCTTTCTGCTCTGGCTCGGCGCGGACGGCTCGGCCACCTTCGGCGCCCACGGCGCGGGCCATGCGGCGCTGCTGGCCGCGACCGGCGTGGTGACCGCCGCGCCGCTGGTCTGCTTCGGCGCGGCGGCGATCCGGGTGCCGCTCTCCACGCTGGGGCTGCTGCAGTATCTGGCCCCGGTCTTCCAGTTCCTGCTGGGGATCCTGTACTTCCACGAGGCGATGCCCGCGGAGCGGTGGGCGGGCTTCGCGCTGGTGTGGCTGGCGCTGACCTGTCTGACGTGGGACGCGCTGCGGACGGCTCGGCGTACGAAGGCAGCGCTGCGCCTCGCGGCTGCGGCGCGCGCGGCCGCGGCGGCCGCAGCCGCTCCGTCATCGGCTCCCGCGCCGGCTCTCGCGCCGGCTCCCGCGTCGGCTCTCGCGCCACAGACTGAACCGACCGCCTGA